TCAAATCAGTTAACCGAATAATAATGTTGTGCAAATCGAACCGTTAAGCAAGACTACTACACGTCATGGGCAGCAAACAACTGATTCTGCTCTATAAATTAAGCAAATTGGAAAaggtaaaataaaattctattcAAGAGcttgaaattgaaaatatgCGAAGTACATTGATTTCAAAAATGGCTCTagattccctcaaaaaaaaaaaaaaaatggctcaAGATAAATGAAATTGGGTCCATCAACTGATAGCCCAATGCTCATATTTTGTCTTTTTTCTTCGTGGCCCAACATCAACTGTCTAGTCATAGGGAAGTTTCTATTAATGTGATCAACAACATTATCTGAAAAATTGGGCCCAAAATAGTAGGTATCCAGCACATTTCTTATAATAGATTAACCACATGAGTTATGGAgcccatttttttattttaataatgagATATGGAGCCCATTTTTTGATGATAGATTTAGGAGATGAGGTGTGGAGCCCATTTtttgatattaaaattaataattctatttatttataaatttcgtatctataattgaaaattcatcGTGCTCAGTGTATCAAAATAGATGATTTTTTTGACTTTGGAGAGGGAGAGCCGTGAGGTGAGGTTTGAACTCTGGACCTCAGAGTTTGTAGAAGGAGTTCGCACTTGTCCCTTGGGACATCAAAATAGATGATTAAATAAGAcctcttaattttaattttaataatattaaaatagcttccttcaaaaaaataatttcacaaTATCTATGATATAATGAAGTTGATTAGAATTATGTTAAAACACGGTTAAAAATTGTCGCTACATCACATGGTCTTTTTCATGGAAATATATTTTGATGCAAATATTCCGGTGAAATATaatggagggagagagagagatttattAAGGAGGATATAATCGTACTTTCACTTTGTGGAAGGTATGCGCCAGTAACAAATTCCCAGTTCTGGGCGCAGATCCTTCTCCGAGTCAAAACGGCGGCTAATGGAGCCGTTAGCTTCTATCCGCTGGAGCTTTTCCACATTAATCTTCCTGGTCTTCCTCCTCATTCAACCATCTCTTTCGATCTACTGCGACGAGGATGATTGCTACGATCTTTTAGGGTACGCAATTGTTGCTCTCGCATTCCTCTCTACGCATCCCCTCTCTTCATTTTCGCTTATTATGTATGGATTCTTTCTTATTTTCTCTCCGAATTAAATTGTAATTGAAGGGTCACTCAGAGTGCCAATGCCTCCGAGATCAAGAAAGCTTACTACAAGCTCTCTCTTAAACAGTAAGTCTTTTTTAAGAATTTGGCTTTTTCTGGCTTGAATCGTTAATTTGTTACTTCTTATTGATTACTTTATCTTGTCAATTTTGATTGCCGTGCAGTCATCCGGATAAAAATCCGGATCCCGAATCGAAAAAGTTTTTTGTGAAGATTGCAAATGCTTACGAGGTACATTCAGATGTTGAAGTCTCAATGgattgtatttaatttaatcattTGCTTACTTGGCTATTTGAATGCCGTGCAAATACTTGAGTTTTGAGGTTGATATTTGTGGTATTACTTCAGGTGAAGCATATATTTCTGTGTTTCTCATGGTTCTGAAGCTATTTTAACCTATCAAATTGAGAGAATAAGAATAAGTCACTGAGTTTACAAATTAAGGTTTTCTCAGGATGTAAAACTGTTGTTCCTAAAATGCTTTCCTGCAGCAGTTCTATTTGAGTTGATAGTAAAGTAATTCACAGTTGCACTCACTTCTATTAGTTTTCCAGATATTGAAAGATGAAGCCACGAGGGAGCAGTATGACTATGCAATTGCACATCCAGAAGAGGTTTGTTTGCTCCTTTCTGATCTCGTGAATCTATAGTGGATCCCTGTTCTTGTGTTGGTTGGGATGCATCATGCATGCAAAAGGTTTTAGTTGATCATAGTTTACAATACCTATTGTTTTGAGTGTGAAAGTGAACTCTTGTCTCCTTATCAATTCTTTGAGTTGAAGATCTTACATCATTTTAGGGTAGTAATCTATGAAAGGTTCAATGGTTCTATGATATTTTTTAGTGCATGTATAGAAGAGGCTTGAGCATTCACAGGACCACTGCCATTCTATTCAGCACCATAAATGTTGAATCAACTATTAGTTAAAGGAATCAGATTTTTCATTGTATGCCATGTCGATTGAGTTTCTTGGATTTATGTCTCCCTACATCAACAGAAGGTGAACTAAATTGCCTCGGACATGCAGGATTGCATCAGTGTATCAGTTATCTTCAATTTCTGAACATCAGCTTTTCATTTTGTCTGTGTATTTGATTGATGTTTATAACAGTTGATCAGACAGTCAGTCATTTGCCAATCTTGGGTTTTATATCACCTTTCTCTGCCTTGTAATTCACAATATTTGTTATGTGCCTTTTTTTTCCCCTTGTCACCCCACATTTGCTTTTTCTGCCAGCAACATGCCAAATTCAATTTCTGTCATTACTTTGACTTCTATATATCTCATCATGTAAAATTACCAAGAAAACTAATTTTTCGTTGGAAACATATCATTATTTGTTATTACTGCTCTTTCCCTTTCTCTTTGATACATGCTTGAATGCTCAAAAGGTCAATAATACTCAGCGTATTTGATGATGAAATTATTGTCATTAATGTAATCCACTACCAGAAACtaacttttttctcttttatactttcgtaatgtttttttttttttttttttttaaattgatatgCATCAGTGCTAATTCTTTACTCCTCGTTTAGGTATTCTACAATACGGCAAGGTACTACCATGCTTACTACGGCCATAAGACAGTAAGTTACTTTTATTGATGTATGTTTAGTTTAGTCCTGCTGTTACAGATTGGCCCTAGTATTTGAATTTTGAACTTGATTTATCTGTAATGCTTCCATCAAGCATATTGGATGTTAACTATTTCCTTTTCCTAGGATACTCGTGCTGTCCTTGTGGGTCTTCTTCTGATTCTCTCAGGATTTCAGTATCTTAACCAATGGACAAGGTATAACCAGGTAACTGAAGTTATATATGTGATGTAAAAGGTCATCATTTTGTTATTCATTTTACTGGAAGAAATGCTGTCACTGCCTATATTAAAGCTTAAAGCATTAGCTACTAAAAATTATTGCTTCAATCTCTGCCGCTGATTCTATATTGTTTTCTTGTTTTAGGCCATTGACATGGTGAAGAAGACTCCAGCGTATAAAAATAAGCTAAAAGCTATGGAACTTGAACGCACTGGGGGAGTAACAAACAGGAAGAAGGGTAACAAGCAGATTAACAAGTATGACTTGCCTTATATTGATTCTATGTTAGTTGTGCGGTCAGCAGATCTCTCTATCCTatgatttttctttctttgtatCATAAATGAATGCTTATCCTGTTCGTTCTCTGGTGGCCCTATAGCTTTGTTGCTAATGTTGTGGAAAATATCTCGTCAAAAGAATTTCTTTTGCAGAAACGATCCAAGTTGAAATGCAGTTCTCTTTCTTTGTAGGCAAATGGTGGAGGATCTTAGCAAGGAACTTGAACTGCAGATAAAAGGAGCTGAAAAGCCTTCTCTTTGGGAACTTCTCGCTATTCGTGTCATTTTACTGCCTTACACTGTGGGAAAGGTTATTTGTTGCAGTTACCTTTCCTTATATATGTTATATGGAAAAACCATTAGCAGTATTGGCAAAcctatttaatttattcattattgTCCTCTACTAGAGTTGACCTAAAGCACAACTAGAAAATAttgttaaatatatattgattcaTTTTGTATACAGCTGTTACTATGGTATGGGCATTGGTTGTGGCGGTACCAGGTGAAACGAGAACGATATTCGTGGGAAGATGCCTCCTATCTTACTAGAAGATCTCTTGGGGTACCTTTTGACTCATGGAGAGACATAGGTAGTGATACTTTGTCTGATAGTAATCTTCCTCTTGCTTTTATTCCCTGGCACATAGCTATGAGTTTAGTTATTACTAGAAGGGCTACTGTAGATATGGTTTATCTGCCCGTTTTGAGTTGTTCTCACCTTTCTGCAAATTTGATTTGGAAATCTGATATAACATGGCTATGGGTTGTGTTTTGCATTCTTGATACCTAAGAGAACAAATTGACTAGTATTGAGGTTTAACCACTTTTGATTTGAAGCGATGATTCTAATAGTGAGCTAACTTGAGTTTGGGTGTGTATCACAGATGAATCAAGAAAGGACGATCTTGTCCAAAGACGTCTGTGGGTAAAAGCCAACTTGGACAGCTACCTCGCTGAGATGAGGAAAGAATCAAAGCGCCGAAGATAGAGTTAAGATACAATTGCAGCGTTGGTTGCCCAGAGCACTGGGTTTTGTTTGTTCTGATTTACTTTGGAGAGAATTTTGGTGGAATGTTTTGATGGTGCATGTAGCAATAACCTAATCCTCATTATATATACAACACACCCCCCTAATTAATATACCAACAAGTTAATCGCCCTACAGGTTACTAAAATTGTTGTAAAATCTCCTGATGAcaataatttgaatttgatgagCAATACGCTTTTTGCATCGTGGCGTCATTAGTGTGCAGTTTTTGCAATACTCTACAATCAAGGGGAATTGTTATTTCTTGGTTAACATTTCCAGACACTAATTGATTGATACTTTAATCGACAGCCAAGCTGTTTCACAGATCGTTACCATCCTAATTCAGTCTTACAAATTTCTCTAGGCCAAATTGTGTTGATAATTGTTACAGTTAAACGTAGTCTCGTTTCACAGAAAATTATTGAATTAGAACAATAGAGCCGGCCATTAACATAATGATTTCAGTATGGATTGatttgaaaataaaagaaataacatTCCCCACCGTTGGTGTTCTTTGGACATCTTGAAGTGAGGAGTGAGGAGCAGTCATCTTTTCCCCAATCCTACAaccctatttttttctttttttcttttgtaggTTTAttagaaatatttttattattttcttctgCATGCTCTTGACCACCTTAAACCCGGAAATCAACTATGGCCGCTGCTCCACCGGTACACAAACACAATCGTTTCTTCGATTATTGGGGTtttgtatatataattttgagATTATCGGCTGATAATTTTCGTTTGGTTTGGCAAGGGTGGGTTCTTGGTGCCTTTAAATGGTAATTCGAAGGAAGGCAAGTGTTCAATTCCCAAAATTGTACTTTCACAGGACACCACTTACATAGGGCGCGACATCATTCCTGTTGCTGATAAGCGTCTCAGCCGGAGACATATTGCGGTTACCACCTCTGCTGATGGCTCTGCTCATATTCTCGTCGTacgtctctctctctatctctaaaTATATGCAAATATTGATGCCTCGACTGCTGCTACTTGAAGCTTTGACGTTCTGCACATTCTCATTTTTGTCTGTTAAATATTCAATATTGAATAATATAGGAAGGATCCAACCCGGTTGTCGTACAATCCAAAGGTCAAAGAAATAAGCTTTCGTCTGGAGCAAAATGGAAAGTTCAAACTGGTGATGTTATAGAATTAATACCTGGGCATTACCTTTTCAAGTATGTTGCTGCCAATGATACTATGGAGGGAAGGACGCCAACTATTACTAGAGAGAAAAGGCCTTCAGGTGAAGAAAGTAGTAAGGGCAAACAGCTTGCTCAAAGTAGGAAGAGAATGCACAGAGTTCCTGAGGAAGAAGCACGGACTGAAAACTCTAATGTACTGCCTTTCTTTTTATGGCTTACTGACCTACATCTAAAACTGTTATTTTCAACTCTTTCTGGCCCTGGTCTGCAGGATGTGCTGCAGCATAGTAATCAAGAGCCCAACACTTCGTTTGAGGGAATAAGGAATTTTCAAATTTCTAAGAATAAGCTACCTTTAACTTTTAGGCTATTGCGAGTGAAAGAATTGCCAGAATGGGCAAATACTAATGCTGTTTCCATCAATGATGTGATTCAGGTAAAGTTCTACAAGCTTTAGAGCACAGTAGTCAACGTGTCTCTTGTTAGAATACGATCATGCAATAGATTTATTTTGTGTACATTTGCTAACCCGCGATCCAGGAAGCTTGGGTTTAGGCTGTTCCATCACCATCTGGATGATactcaaacttttttttttctttttttgaaggGGAACGTGCTTATGGCTGTCTTATCGAATTATATGGTTGACATTGATTGGCTACTCTCTGGTGGGTGTTTATTGAAATGACCTTGCCAACTGATTGTTGATATTCATTTTCCCTATGCAAGCTCTACGAATGTCCCAtctttgtatttatattatccGAATGATGTGCCTGAACAGAAGGTAGTGGTACAAGACATTGTGCAACAAGTAAAAGGAACAACATATGTAGTTTATGAGCTTAATATGATAGCATCTTGGGATTGTTAGTTTGTTTATTCTGTTTTTATCCTGCTTATGTGACTGATTAAAGCAAATGCAATTCATGATTGGTCGACTTAATGCCATTTATCATGTCCATTGACTTCAATTATGGATTAGTAGCAATAATGATGTGGATCCAGTCCACTAGGTTTGCAGACCATGGGATGATTGTCACATTTTTATCCTTTGAGGGATTTTGCCTATGCCCTTCTTTTCATTTTCGAGATTGTGTTATAGCTTTCGTTTCTTGTATGCTGAT
The genomic region above belongs to Salvia miltiorrhiza cultivar Shanhuang (shh) chromosome 5, IMPLAD_Smil_shh, whole genome shotgun sequence and contains:
- the LOC130985761 gene encoding chaperone protein dnaJ 50 isoform X1, translated to MEPLASIRWSFSTLIFLVFLLIQPSLSIYCDEDDCYDLLGVTQSANASEIKKAYYKLSLKHHPDKNPDPESKKFFVKIANAYEILKDEATREQYDYAIAHPEEVFYNTARYYHAYYGHKTDTRAVLVGLLLILSGFQYLNQWTRYNQAIDMVKKTPAYKNKLKAMELERTGGVTNRKKGNKQINKYDLPYIDSMQMVEDLSKELELQIKGAEKPSLWELLAIRVILLPYTVGKLLLWYGHWLWRYQVKRERYSWEDASYLTRRSLGVPFDSWRDIDESRKDDLVQRRLWVKANLDSYLAEMRKESKRRR
- the LOC130985761 gene encoding chaperone protein dnaJ 50 isoform X2, which translates into the protein MEPLASIRWSFSTLIFLVFLLIQPSLSIYCDEDDCYDLLGVTQSANASEIKKAYYKLSLKHHPDKNPDPESKKFFVKIANAYEILKDEATREQYDYAIAHPEEVFYNTARYYHAYYGHKTDTRAVLVGLLLILSGFQYLNQWTRYNQAIDMVKKTPAYKNKLKAMELERTGGVTNRKKGNKQINKQMVEDLSKELELQIKGAEKPSLWELLAIRVILLPYTVGKLLLWYGHWLWRYQVKRERYSWEDASYLTRRSLGVPFDSWRDIDESRKDDLVQRRLWVKANLDSYLAEMRKESKRRR